In the genome of Notamacropus eugenii isolate mMacEug1 chromosome 5, mMacEug1.pri_v2, whole genome shotgun sequence, one region contains:
- the FIGN gene encoding fidgetin isoform X2 yields the protein MISSTSVYGLKMQWTPEHAQWPEQHFDITSTTRSPAHKVEAYRGHLQRTYQYAWANDDISALTASNLLKKYAEKYSGILEGPAERPVLSNYTDAPSGLVNGRKNESEPWQPSLNSESVYPMNCVPDVITASKAGVSTALPPADVSASIGSSPGVASNLTEPSYSSSTCGSHTVPSLHSGLPSQEYATGYNGSYLHSTYSSQPAPALPSPHPSPLHSSGLLQPPPPPPPPPALVPGYNGTSNLSSYSYPSASYPPQTSVGPGYSPGGAPPPSAYLPSGIPAPTPLPPTTVPGYTYQSHGLTPIAPSALANSSASSLKRKAFYMAGQGEMDSTYGNYSYGQQRSTQSPMYRMPDNSISNTNRGNGFDRSAETSSLAFKPTKQLMSSEQQRKFSSQSSRALTPPSYSTAKNSLGSRTSESFGKYTSPVMNEHGDEHRQLLPHPMQGPGLRAATSSNHSVDEQLKNTDTHLIDLVTNEIINQGPPVDWNDIAGLDLVKAVIKEEVLWPVLRSDAFNGLTALPRSILLFGPRGTGKTLLGRCIASQLGATFFKIAGSSLVTKWLGEGEKIVHASFLVARCRQPSVIFVSDIDMLLSSQVSEEHSPVNRMRTEFLMQLDTVLTSAEDQIVVICATSKPEEIDESLRRYFIKRLLIPLPDSTGRHQIIGQLLSQHNYCLNDKEFALLVQRTEGFSGLDVAHLCQEAAVGPLHAMPATDLSAIMPSQLRPVTYQDFENAFCKIQPSISQKELDTYVEWNKMFGCSQ from the coding sequence GCTTGAAGATGCAGTGGACGCCGGAGCATGCCCAGTGGCCAGAACAGCACTTTGACATCACCTCAACCACTCGGTCTCCTGCCCACAAAGTTGAAGCATACCGTGGTCATCTGCAGCGCACCTATCAGTATGCCTGGGCCAATGATGACATATCTGCTTTGACTGCCTCCAATCTGTTAAAAAAGTATGCAGAGAAGTATTCTGGAATTCTTGAAGGCCCAGCTGAGCGGCCTGTTCTCAGCAACTACACAGATGCACCTTCGGGGTTGGTGAATGGTCGGAAGAATGAAAGTGAACCTTGGCAGCCTTCATTGAACTCAGAAAGTGTGTATCCCATGAACTGTGTTCCAGATGTCATCACCGCCAGCAAAGCTGGTGTAAGTACAGCTCTCCCTCCTGCAGATGTCTCTGCCAGTATAGGGAGCTCTCCTGGGGTGGCCAGCAACCTGACAGAACCTAGTTACTCTAGCAGTACCTGTGGAAGTCACACGGTACCTAGTCTCCATTCAGGGCTACCATCTCAGGAATATGCCACAGGATACAATGGATCATATTTGCATTCTACATACAGCAGCCAGCCAGCACCTGCACTTCCTTCCCCTCATCCATCCCCTTTACATAGCTCCGGCCTCTTACAGCCACCGCCACCTCCTCCTCCACCGCCAGCCCTGGTTCCAGGCTACAATGGGACCTCTAACCTCTCCAGTTATAGCTACCCCTCTGCTAGCTATCCTCCTCAAacctctgtgggacctgggtacAGCCCAGGTGGTGCACCTCCTCCTTCAGCATACCTGCCTTCAGGAATTCCTGCTCCCACTCCTCTGCCCCCTACTACTGTACCTGGCTACACCTACCAGAGTCATGGTTTGACACCTATTGCCCCCTCGGCTCTGGCAAACAGTTCAGCAAGTTCTCTCAAACGGAAAGCCTTCTATATGGCAGGGCAAGGAGAGATGGACTCCACTTATGGGAATTACAGCTACGGCCAACAGAGATCTACACAGAGTCCTATGTACAGAATGCCCGACAACAGCATTTCAAACACAAACAGGGGGAATGGCTTTGACAGAAGTGCTGAAACATCATCCTTAGCATTTAAGCCAACAAAGCAGCTAATGTCCTCTGAACAGCAAAGAAAATTCAGCAGCCAGTCCAGCAGGGCTTTGACACCCCCTTCATATAGTACTGCTAAAAATTCCTTGGGATCCAGAACCAGTGAATCCTTTGGGAAGTACACATCCCCAGTAATGAATGAGCATGGGGACGAGCACAGACAGCTCCTCCCTCACCCAATGCAAGGTCCGGGACTCCGTGCAGCTACCTCATCCAACCACTCTGTGGACGAGCAACTGAAGAATACTGACACACACCTCATTGACCTTGTAACCAATGAGATTATCAACCAAGGACCTCCAGTGGACTGGAATGACATCGCTGGCCTCGACCTGGTAAAGGCTGTCATTAAAGAGGAGGTTTTATGGCCTGTGTTGAGGTCAGATGCTTTCAATGGACTGACTGCCCTACCTCGGAGCATCCTTTTATTTGGGCCTCGGGGAACAGGCAAAACATTATTAGGTAGATGCATAGCTAGTCAGCTGGGGGCTACATTTTTCAAAATTGCTGGCTCCAGTCTAGTCACCAAATGgttaggggaaggagagaaaatcgTCCACGCCTCCTTCCTTGTGGCCAGGTGCCGCCAGCCCTCGGTGATTTTTGTTAGTGACATTGACATGCTTCTCTCTTCTCAAGTGAGTGAAGAGCACAGTCCGGTCAATAGGATGAGAACCGAGTTCCTTATGCAGCTGGACACTGTACTAACTTCTGCTGAGGACCAAATAGTAGTAATTTGCGCCACCAGTAAACCAGAAGAAATAGATGAATCCCTTCGGAGGTACTTCATAAAACGACTTTTAATCCCGCTTCCTGACAGCACAGGGAGGCACCAGATAATAGGACAACTGCTCTCACAGCACAATTACTGTCTCAATGACAAGGAGTTTGCACTGCTTGTCCAGCGCACAGAAGGCTTCTCTGGACTAGATGTGGCTCATTTGTGTCAGGAAGCAGCAGTGGGCCCTCTCCATGCCATGCCAGCCACAGACCTTTCAGCCATTATGCCCAGCCAATTGAGGCCAGTTACATATCAAGACTTTGAAAACGCTTTCTGCAAGATTCAGCCTAGCATATCTCAGAAAGAGCTCGACACATATGTTGAATGGAATAAAATGTTCGGTTGCAGTCAgtga
- the FIGN gene encoding fidgetin isoform X1, with amino-acid sequence MRVGLWNDLLGLKMQWTPEHAQWPEQHFDITSTTRSPAHKVEAYRGHLQRTYQYAWANDDISALTASNLLKKYAEKYSGILEGPAERPVLSNYTDAPSGLVNGRKNESEPWQPSLNSESVYPMNCVPDVITASKAGVSTALPPADVSASIGSSPGVASNLTEPSYSSSTCGSHTVPSLHSGLPSQEYATGYNGSYLHSTYSSQPAPALPSPHPSPLHSSGLLQPPPPPPPPPALVPGYNGTSNLSSYSYPSASYPPQTSVGPGYSPGGAPPPSAYLPSGIPAPTPLPPTTVPGYTYQSHGLTPIAPSALANSSASSLKRKAFYMAGQGEMDSTYGNYSYGQQRSTQSPMYRMPDNSISNTNRGNGFDRSAETSSLAFKPTKQLMSSEQQRKFSSQSSRALTPPSYSTAKNSLGSRTSESFGKYTSPVMNEHGDEHRQLLPHPMQGPGLRAATSSNHSVDEQLKNTDTHLIDLVTNEIINQGPPVDWNDIAGLDLVKAVIKEEVLWPVLRSDAFNGLTALPRSILLFGPRGTGKTLLGRCIASQLGATFFKIAGSSLVTKWLGEGEKIVHASFLVARCRQPSVIFVSDIDMLLSSQVSEEHSPVNRMRTEFLMQLDTVLTSAEDQIVVICATSKPEEIDESLRRYFIKRLLIPLPDSTGRHQIIGQLLSQHNYCLNDKEFALLVQRTEGFSGLDVAHLCQEAAVGPLHAMPATDLSAIMPSQLRPVTYQDFENAFCKIQPSISQKELDTYVEWNKMFGCSQ; translated from the exons ATGAGAGTTGGATTATGGAATGACCTGCTCG GCTTGAAGATGCAGTGGACGCCGGAGCATGCCCAGTGGCCAGAACAGCACTTTGACATCACCTCAACCACTCGGTCTCCTGCCCACAAAGTTGAAGCATACCGTGGTCATCTGCAGCGCACCTATCAGTATGCCTGGGCCAATGATGACATATCTGCTTTGACTGCCTCCAATCTGTTAAAAAAGTATGCAGAGAAGTATTCTGGAATTCTTGAAGGCCCAGCTGAGCGGCCTGTTCTCAGCAACTACACAGATGCACCTTCGGGGTTGGTGAATGGTCGGAAGAATGAAAGTGAACCTTGGCAGCCTTCATTGAACTCAGAAAGTGTGTATCCCATGAACTGTGTTCCAGATGTCATCACCGCCAGCAAAGCTGGTGTAAGTACAGCTCTCCCTCCTGCAGATGTCTCTGCCAGTATAGGGAGCTCTCCTGGGGTGGCCAGCAACCTGACAGAACCTAGTTACTCTAGCAGTACCTGTGGAAGTCACACGGTACCTAGTCTCCATTCAGGGCTACCATCTCAGGAATATGCCACAGGATACAATGGATCATATTTGCATTCTACATACAGCAGCCAGCCAGCACCTGCACTTCCTTCCCCTCATCCATCCCCTTTACATAGCTCCGGCCTCTTACAGCCACCGCCACCTCCTCCTCCACCGCCAGCCCTGGTTCCAGGCTACAATGGGACCTCTAACCTCTCCAGTTATAGCTACCCCTCTGCTAGCTATCCTCCTCAAacctctgtgggacctgggtacAGCCCAGGTGGTGCACCTCCTCCTTCAGCATACCTGCCTTCAGGAATTCCTGCTCCCACTCCTCTGCCCCCTACTACTGTACCTGGCTACACCTACCAGAGTCATGGTTTGACACCTATTGCCCCCTCGGCTCTGGCAAACAGTTCAGCAAGTTCTCTCAAACGGAAAGCCTTCTATATGGCAGGGCAAGGAGAGATGGACTCCACTTATGGGAATTACAGCTACGGCCAACAGAGATCTACACAGAGTCCTATGTACAGAATGCCCGACAACAGCATTTCAAACACAAACAGGGGGAATGGCTTTGACAGAAGTGCTGAAACATCATCCTTAGCATTTAAGCCAACAAAGCAGCTAATGTCCTCTGAACAGCAAAGAAAATTCAGCAGCCAGTCCAGCAGGGCTTTGACACCCCCTTCATATAGTACTGCTAAAAATTCCTTGGGATCCAGAACCAGTGAATCCTTTGGGAAGTACACATCCCCAGTAATGAATGAGCATGGGGACGAGCACAGACAGCTCCTCCCTCACCCAATGCAAGGTCCGGGACTCCGTGCAGCTACCTCATCCAACCACTCTGTGGACGAGCAACTGAAGAATACTGACACACACCTCATTGACCTTGTAACCAATGAGATTATCAACCAAGGACCTCCAGTGGACTGGAATGACATCGCTGGCCTCGACCTGGTAAAGGCTGTCATTAAAGAGGAGGTTTTATGGCCTGTGTTGAGGTCAGATGCTTTCAATGGACTGACTGCCCTACCTCGGAGCATCCTTTTATTTGGGCCTCGGGGAACAGGCAAAACATTATTAGGTAGATGCATAGCTAGTCAGCTGGGGGCTACATTTTTCAAAATTGCTGGCTCCAGTCTAGTCACCAAATGgttaggggaaggagagaaaatcgTCCACGCCTCCTTCCTTGTGGCCAGGTGCCGCCAGCCCTCGGTGATTTTTGTTAGTGACATTGACATGCTTCTCTCTTCTCAAGTGAGTGAAGAGCACAGTCCGGTCAATAGGATGAGAACCGAGTTCCTTATGCAGCTGGACACTGTACTAACTTCTGCTGAGGACCAAATAGTAGTAATTTGCGCCACCAGTAAACCAGAAGAAATAGATGAATCCCTTCGGAGGTACTTCATAAAACGACTTTTAATCCCGCTTCCTGACAGCACAGGGAGGCACCAGATAATAGGACAACTGCTCTCACAGCACAATTACTGTCTCAATGACAAGGAGTTTGCACTGCTTGTCCAGCGCACAGAAGGCTTCTCTGGACTAGATGTGGCTCATTTGTGTCAGGAAGCAGCAGTGGGCCCTCTCCATGCCATGCCAGCCACAGACCTTTCAGCCATTATGCCCAGCCAATTGAGGCCAGTTACATATCAAGACTTTGAAAACGCTTTCTGCAAGATTCAGCCTAGCATATCTCAGAAAGAGCTCGACACATATGTTGAATGGAATAAAATGTTCGGTTGCAGTCAgtga